A stretch of DNA from Cryptomeria japonica chromosome 4, Sugi_1.0, whole genome shotgun sequence:
AGATGATGATGTACTTTGAGCTATTTCCTTGAGTGCATCCCTTGAAAATCTTGAGAGTATCAAGAAAGTTAAGGCACCATCGCGTCAAGAAGAACATCTTGGTGGACAATTTCAATATTAATACTTTCGTAATGGTTGAGCTTTGGCCCTTTAGAGAATTGAAAGTAGTTACAAAGACCAACAAATGTAGTGAAAACAGATGTAGTGCACTTACATTGAGCTATCCCTTTGAttcccttcacattcttctattagAAGTTTAAGATACGTTATCAAAGCTCATAGTAGGAAACATTCAACAGACATCCTCATTAATCCATGTAGTGCACTTACATTGAGCCATCCCTTTGATTCCCTTTACATTCTTGTATTAGGAGTTTAAGATACCTTAGCAAAGCTGATAGTAGGAAACATTCAACAGACGTCCTCATTATCCATTTCAAATTGGTTGGGCTTTAGTTTCACATCTAAACTCAACAATGAGTTTATGTTTATCGGTCAAAATTCATAATAGAAGAGTCGACATTGAAAGGAATTTGAAAACATGTTCATTTTGTGTCTCTTGATCCCTTATATTATATTACTTGGTTTCATAGACATCATTAAAATTCCTCCATCCATTAGCTCTACAATCTTAACCTAAACAAATTCCTCCATCCATTCGTTCTACAATCTTACCTAAACAAAAACCCTACATATGCAGTGGAACAAAATGTTGTAGTGGAACAAAATGTTGCTAATGCACTTATGTTTAGCTAGCTAGCGTAGGAGCCTCATCCCAGCTTGATTGGTAAACCATGCATGATCACATCATTTCTTAAAGCATCTTCTAGTTGAAAACTTCTGTTAAATTTAATGGTCAAGATTTATAATATAATAGAAGAGCCAACATTGAAAGTAAGATGAAATTCGTGTCTCTTGATCCCTGGTTCCCTTATACAGTTTGGTATCATGGACATCATTAAAATTCCTCCATCCGTTCCTTCTAAAATCTTACCTAAACAAAACCCTCCATATGAAGTGGAATAAAATGCACTTATGTTTAGCTAGCTAGCTTAGAAGACTCATGCTACTGTCACTTTCAGCTTGATTGGTAAACCATGCACGATCGTTACAGTAAAATAGCATCAGCATCTTCTAGTTGAAAATTTATAAATGTATACTCACCAACAAGGAAAGTACAAGTCTAAATCTTCGAGGTGAGAAATGCCTCGCAGTGCTCTTCCCATGTTTCTATGATTGCACAGAAGCTAAACTTGAGTGTAGGAAAGGCCCATTAACTTCAATCATGGAAACCCAAAACTCCAGGCCAAAGACAAACAACAAAGTGCCCGTGAAACATAAAAAGCTTAAAGCACAAAGAGCTGATCGATACATGATAGAAACAGTCAGGACAGTCAGGCATGCTCCGTGCATAGGAGATGAAAGTTGAAACATCTATGCAATAGAACTAACCGTAAGTGGGCAAATGAAATAGGAAATATGCAAACTCTTTTTAACAGAGAGAATAATGCCCTATCAAGTTCAATGTAACACAGGCTGTGCCCAAACCCAGCTAAGGTGAATGACTTTCAGTCTAAAATCTTTTCAGGGAAATCCATGTAAAATACTTGTGGAGAAATCAACGGTTATCGTAAGAAGGGTTCATAGCTCCTTTCAAATGGAATTAATTAGACTAAAGAAGACACGGCTTGGTGTCCGGGGCACCATGCTTAATGATGCACACATTATTAAGATAATCGCCATTCTCAAATAGTGCATGTCTGAATTTGTTTTGTGATTCCTTGTGTAGATACAGTATTAGCTCATGTGTGTGCTGCTGTTGGTTAGAATGTGCCATTATCTATTGAGTTTAAATAAATAGTCAAATGAAATGGGTTCTTTCAGTATTATTACCATTAGCTAGTACTAGAAAGCACACAAGCACACCCTCATGTTTTATCATTGACTGGAGTATTACAAttaacaataaatataatttttcatttgttCATGCATTTAACTTTTTGAATATTAGTTAAAATGTGGAAATGGCTAGAAAATAAAACTGAGACACAAGAATAAAAGGTATGATAATTATAGATAGGTTCCCTACGTGATAAGACTGAAGGTTGTAACCTGCAATATTTTATGTAATGATCTATTTCCGGAAGAAAAGCAATGATCAAGCAATCGTTAACTTAGAAAAGGACGCCTAGGAATGCAGATATAAGACAAATATTTAGCTAATTCATCATGTACAAACAGTAaatggaaaaggctagcttgacaTTAAATTATTCATTTGTACCATATTTAATATTCAGAAGATTAACAACTTTCACATATCAGAAAGTCAAATCCGGATTGCAAGGAGCAAGTGTTTATTGTGGCTCGCACCATATACTGACCAAGATCGAGAAAAGCCCAAATTTTCCCCATTATCTCTACTTCACCAGTGACAGAAATCCCAATACTGTACAAATCTATTATCTTAAAATATGTACTTACATGCTACCTTTGGCCTCTAAAAGAATGAGGGTACACCCAGAATCGATCTCTTTGCTAAACAGACAGAAAATTTACCTGATTTTAATGGAAAACCttaaaagaattttgtaaagaatagTTTTAAGAAAAAACTCTCAAATATTGACTAGTCATCAATATTTTCTGCATCCTCATCTTGTTCAAGCATTTCATTCAACATTGATATCTGATCTTTTAGTGTAGCATTCTCCCTCTCGACCTCCATTCTTTTGTTGCGTTCTTGCTGAAGGCGCAATTGAAGATGCTCTAGAGAGCGAGaatcctcttctaactgttcatTCAATCCATTTATTTCCCTGTCCTGTTTTTCCAAAACACCAAACTCAAAGCTTTCGTCAAGTCACTTTAACAAAAGCAACTCTATGAGATAATATCATGATTTGGACTaaattgatgcaagaaataaataagCAAGGTAGGTATAATGAGAAAATTGTCTACAGAGTAAATTTTAAATCAAGTTAAACAATTTAAAGCTTTCAGAAGTACAATATATGAAATAATACGACCTTACTCGAATAGGATCTGTTCTGAAGGTTGTACAACTTGGTCTGCATGTCAATATATGAAATAGTATATCTCTAGGAAAGGAAGAAAGGATAAAAcaacaaaatttaaaattcaagatGGAAAAATTATGAGTCGTAGAAAAATAAATTGATGCAGGAAACAAGGTAACACTTCAGCAGAGTTTCATGGAGGAATCACAGGCATAGGAATTGCTCAAGATGTAAGTATTAACCAGAGAGAAAGGGTGTGTATAACCCTTGAAACAATAGATGTGTGCATTATATAATAGGAAACAGTTGGAATTCAAAAAAGATGGAATGCCAAAAAATCATATCTAATTAAAAAGgaatttgaagaacatgaaaaTGGGAAAGGGACACTGCCAGAGATGTTTTGTACCAAAATCTCAAACATCTGTGCTGGTGACAAGCATAAAATGTAGGAAATCTTATACAAACAGGCTCAGAAAACAAGAAAAACACAGCCAGAGATTTCACCATCTCAGGTGGTTGTCTTTTAAGATATATCCAAGTGGTAGTTGAAATAATCAGAAGGATAATGCATCAAGCTTCATAGATATTTGGAAGCATATGAATGCTTACAGGTGAAAAATATTCTCCgtgattttcaaagttttcaaactAAGATACTGGGTTCTTCTGTTTTAGCCCGGGTCCCGGTGCAGTACTGTTTGGGTACGGGTATGGTTTGGTACGGCTTGGGTACATCTTGGGTTCTTCCTGGGTGCCTGGGTTCTCTGTGGGTCCTCCTGTGAAAAACCCACAGAAAACCCAGGCAACTAGGAAGTACCAAGGGCTGTACCCAAGCATTTTCATAAATTAAAACCTCAGTTTGACTCTCACAACTTTGTGACAGCATTTTTTATCGGAATATGCCAGCAAacaagcaattaaatatcatttcagtTGCATTTGTGAGCTATACCTATGAGCACAGGGTTACTAGAATTCATATCAGCATTACTGAGATTGATTTCAGTTGATTTACATTATGCATTTGTAGCAGCTCTTTGCTTATGTTTTGTGAAATCACTTTCCTTGTGTTGTTAATGATTTAACATTTTGTCAAATGTTTTAActttgaaaaatgaaattgaaccaaCTTCTGCACTTGACACAGCTAGAGGTAGTGGCAATCCAattgattgtggttcaaatgaaattgaGCCAAATGTTGATATTGACCTTGATGCTTCTGATAAAGAACATGAATATTAAAATAGattataatttgaattttcattgtgtaatgacattttgagacttgagtaatttcatttttgcaaattatgaacgaggcatcaaaatattctattttttgatatttattggcaattatggatttataaGTATCACTCTTCTTAAAGTTATAAAAGatatagtttatattttataaatttgatgtttgaacatacatacatacatatatatatatataactgatatagtttatattttataaatttgatgtttgaacacacacacacacacatatatacacggACATACTCAAACCCATACCTGAATCGGTATCTCAGTTTTCAAATGATAAATGACCACAAAAAACACATCCTTCACCTAGAAATAAAAAACTGAGACCCTCAATTTGCCAAAATATTCCAGAGTGATGAATTAAAATCCATTAATAGAAATTGTAAAAAGCATATAACAATTCCAAATAGATGATAGTACTGGATGAATAGACACTTTGCTTAAAATGATAGAAATGAAGTGATTCAACATACAGGAAACAATGAAATGTTTAGTCAAGTGCTAAAGATGTCAAATGCATAACGGTTAGCAATCAAATAGACATTCTGATTATTTGATAGACAAGAAACGTGTGAAGAAATCTGCAACACATAAAATGTGTGAAAAAGAGGAAATATTTGTGTCTCTTTGAGACCTTTCAGAAATTGAAATTTCAGATTCATGCTAGTTGGCAATGATGTCACTATCATTCGAAAGGAGTAGCCAACAGGGGATTGAGCCAAAAAATAATCCCATATGAGACAAGTTACTCGTAATATTCTCTCCCCAGTGTGTGGTCCATGACACATCAGATCGCAAAGGCCACTCACTCAAAGGAAATAGCATTTATGCAGTGTGTAATGTTAAGCAATCTGTTATAGCCCAATCTAACATAAAGTACGAAAGTAATAGTCCTATATACACATATCTGGAAAAGTGAATGCATGTTACAATAAGCGAGTGACTTTACCAGCATACAGCCAGTCTACAAAACAAGCAATTGGCTTTATAGAGAACAATACTCAAGGCAGTTGCCTTGCATTTCTGTTCCTTTTTTGCAACTTGCTGATTTATCTATCAAGTTCTTTTGTGTGATACAAGATGAATTTATTTGAAAAACACGGCACCCTAAGGCATCTCAAGACAGCCTAAAGAGAAAAAGAATAGGTCAAACATTCCAGAAAGTAGCACTTAAGGGGATAAAGAACTGAGCACAAAATTAAAAAAGGACCAAAATCAGGTGGGGAAAGCAAACACAAGCAATTGGCTTTATAGAGAACAATACTCAAGGCAGTTGCCTTGCATTTCTGTTCCTTTTTTGCAACTTGCTGATTTATCTATCAAGTTCTTTTGTGTGATACAAGATGAATTTATTTGAAAAACACGGCACCCTAAGGCATCTCAAGACAGCCTAAAGAGAAAAAGAATAGGTCAAACATTCCAGAAAGTAGCACTTAAGGGGATAAAGAACTGAGCACAAAATTAAAAAAGGACCAAAATCAGGTAGGGAAAGCAAACACAAGCAATTGGCTTTATAGAGAACAATACTCAAGGCAGTTGCCTTGCATTTCTGTTCCTTTTTTGCAACTTGCTGATTTATCTATCAAGTTCTTTTGTGTGATACAAGATGAATTTATTTGAAAAACACGGCACCCTAAGGCATCTCAAGACAGCCTAAAGAGAAAAAGAATAGGTCAAGCATTCCAGAAAGTAGCACTTAAGGGGATAAAGAACTGAGCACAAAATTAAAAAAGGACCAAAATCAGGTAGGGAAAGCAAACACAAGCAATTGGCTTTATAGAGAACAATACTCAAGGCAGTTGCCTTGCATTTCTGTTCCTTTTTTGCAACTTGCTGATTTATCTATCAAGTTCTTTTGTGTGATACAAGATGAATTTATTTGAAAAACACGGCACCCTAAGGCATCTCAAGACAGCCTAAAGAGAAAAAGAATAGGTCAAGCATTCCAGAAAGTAGCACTTAAGGGGATAAAGAACTGAGCACAAAATTAAAAAAGGACCAAAATCAGGTAGGGAAAGCAAACCTTTCTATTCATTTCTTGAATAGCAATGCGGCGCATACTCTCCACCACATCTACATTTACAAGTTTTCTCTTCTTTCCCACAACCCACCCTTTAGGATATGTTGCAGCATCAAAGTCAGGTGGAGGAAGCAGATTGCTATTGTCAGTGCCTTTTGTTGGACCCAGAGGGTCAAATAGTGCCCTTCTCCTCTCCGATAACTGAAGATCTTCTCCTCCGCCATTGTCCAGAATAGCTCCGCCATTATCAAGAGGAGGAGACCTCTGCCTCCTCCTGGATGGCGGAGGAGGGGTCTGAATGATCATCTCTTCCACTCTCTCAAACAGCTGGCCGTCAGCTACCATATCTCCTTACAAACAATGTTTTGCAATCAGTAGTCTAGTAAAGgtcaaagaaaaataagagaaagtAAAATCTCAGGCTTTCATGAACACAATTTGAAAACCCAGTTCTGAATTTGGCAATCAGATGATTTTGGAAGGCGAAATCAGACGGAATTTTGGGTTTAGAAGTAAAATCACAATTCAGGATCTAAAGAATCTTTTAGAACATTGTACTAAAAGTACTAAAATGCCCTATTCAAGGGCTAACAGTCATCAAAATTCAAGAAACCCAAATATCAACTACCTAAAGCTTGATAAGTGTTCAACCCCAACCCTCAAAACACATCCATATAAAATTACTTATAAATTGATTTCGACAACGTTTGGTAACTTTCATAGAAGTTGAAAATATTTGAACCCATTGTTGCACTTTGCCTCGCATCTCATGAACAGATGTTCTAGGATTTCATAACAGAAAACAGAAAAcagaaaaatatattattaaaaaataaaaattaaaaaattaaaaaactggaTTACCATTTCGTTTTCTAGATTTTGAAAACAACATTACAGCACCCTCATCTTGAAGCTTCATGGTGGTAGTATGCTCAATTTCAACCTCCACAAAAGGCTTACGTTGCAATAGACAGAAATTGCTCCAAAAACTTAACCAGTCAGGAAATTCATCAGAGGCCACCACAGCAATTTCTAAAACATACCCACATAATTGAATGAGGTGCTAAACGGAGCCTATGTCTTCGATTACTGTTTTTTTATTTGGTAGGATTTTTGCCAGTTTGGATAGCATAGGAATTATCCTCTACATTCACGCTATCCATTGCAATTTGCTGTTCGACAACCACATATCCACATTGCACTCTTCCCGGTTCAGGAAAACCTTCCACGTCGTCGGTCACAGACAATTACTGGCGAACGGTCCATAATTTAGATAATAAATTTTGCAaggacatttttattttatttttaaaaacttacCTTGATTCTTCCGCGAGAAGTTTATAAAACTCTTCCTTACAATTATTCAACAAACCCTTGTTAATATAAACTATTGTTCTTTATTCTAAAATAACTATTGTTTATTatgaaatattattatttattactaaTTAAGCATGTCCTTCCTTTGTGATCATCAATACGGAACGAGAAGCTTGGAATTCTTGTTTTTTGTAATAGTCGTTGGCAGAGTCACGTATTTGTAATAGTTTTTTTTAATATCATAGTTTCTATCGGGGTTTGCCCATCAACAGAATTTTAATAGCTTTGGACATTAGACTTTTATGGCATTTGATGTTTGCCAAATTCGTCTTTTAATCTGAGTCCATCTTACACATCTTCCTCGCAGCTTCTCCTCTATGAGGGCCCATCGTCGGGTTTTCTCACTTGACTTTCcttaatttaaatgttttttttttaattgtatagGGGAAGAGCATCACTAGTTGAGAgacacgtctattctggctccaaaacggtagtacggattgactaacgtACCCATTAGTcgtgcgttttacaccgtcgattttgcaataaatggttgcgattgactaacctgtcactaacacgatgtacgaaaggtctgttttggagccaaaatagcttcaaccctagttgagcaccctaacttcgcgcttctcaaaatcttatgtggaaattCTAAATCACTCacaattttttacagtagcttacttgccAGGTCCCTTGCTTACAACTAAGCTTTCaacaccacatcatcaagtatggtgccacatcagcatgctttttgccaaggtgtccaaaacaacccaaaaaacaaGTGAGACCAATGGgtgtgcaaaagaggccccaatagttgtgcagctgatatggcatcacctgattggttactttttacaatattagtacatttcctaacaactattggtacatttcctaacaaaaaatgatattttatgtttcaaacaataggttttatttgttcgatttttggaacaaaaggtatcaacaaccctcacaacaattggtacatgctcaactactggtgctcttcccctagatgAGTAAATATAATTTTCATTAATATTGTAAAGGGTTTACACTATTGTATAAGAAGAACTCAACGAGGTGGaaagagatataacaagattttgtATATCATGCATGACACTTGAGACTTGTGGTACCTATCACGTATGAATATTGGATGTTTAGTAGAGAAGT
This window harbors:
- the LOC131064546 gene encoding protein HEADING DATE REPRESSOR 1 isoform X2; amino-acid sequence: MKLQDEGAVMLFSKSRKRNDMVADGQLFERVEEMIIQTPPPPSRRRQRSPPLDNGGAILDNGGGEDLQLSERRRALFDPLGPTKGTDNSNLLPPPDFDAATYPKGWVVGKKRKLVNVDVVESMRRIAIQEMNRKDREINGLNEQLEEDSRSLEHLQLRLQQERNKRMEVERENATLKDQISMLNEMLEQDEDAENIDD
- the LOC131064546 gene encoding protein HEADING DATE REPRESSOR 1 isoform X3, producing MKLQDEGAVMLFSKSRKRNADGQLFERVEEMIIQTPPPPSRRRQRSPPLDNGGAILDNGGGEDLQLSERRRALFDPLGPTKGTDNSNLLPPPDFDAATYPKGWVVGKKRKLVNVDVVESMRRIAIQEMNRKDREINGLNEQLEEDSRSLEHLQLRLQQERNKRMEVERENATLKDQISMLNEMLEQDEDAENIDD
- the LOC131064546 gene encoding protein HEADING DATE REPRESSOR 1 isoform X1; its protein translation is MKLQDEGAVMLFSKSRKRNGDMVADGQLFERVEEMIIQTPPPPSRRRQRSPPLDNGGAILDNGGGEDLQLSERRRALFDPLGPTKGTDNSNLLPPPDFDAATYPKGWVVGKKRKLVNVDVVESMRRIAIQEMNRKDREINGLNEQLEEDSRSLEHLQLRLQQERNKRMEVERENATLKDQISMLNEMLEQDEDAENIDD